A section of the Cottoperca gobio chromosome 17, fCotGob3.1, whole genome shotgun sequence genome encodes:
- the plk3 gene encoding serine/threonine-protein kinase PLK3 isoform X2: MDTGCFTAAQRVSCHGMNADLFKPAPERGPQQSSAPVKTSRNKPEQTKPELAQVVTDSKTGRSYSKGKLLGKGGFARCYEMTDLSSNKMYAVKVIPQSRVSKPHQRDKITNEIELHKTLSHKHVVKFSHHFEDQDNIYIFLELCSRKSLAHIWKARHTLTEPEVRYYLKQIISGLKYLHSRGILHRDLKLGNFFVNENMELRLGDFGLAAKLETAEQRKKTICGTPNYLAPEVLNRQGHGTESDVWSLGCVMYTLMCGNPPFETLDLKETYKCIKEVRYNLPSSLSPAAQKLISGILQKNPSDRLALDQILSHEFFTKGFTPDKLPPSSCVMVPELHPPSPAKKFFTKMAKSFFGKKKAKEKVPCDEKDDKDISKLVSGIVKCSINRQISYKTVGPNEVPCPIGQVVSPAPQEPTPAEEESRKSISRSFKGTTASSTEPCEDVLTPASVTESAVKVLNNCLASMPAATRNPPCLSRPQSFLWVTKWVDYSNKYGFGYQLSNQSIGVLFNEGTRLSLCDQRKTVHYCLPNNKHFTFPANSLPEQLRSQKQIVDLMANYMEQNLMEGGDLHCEEQVSGCPPLLLQWVKTDHALVMLFNNGTLQVNFYADHTKIILCKSSDDSYLLTYISRERVSYTYLLSMLNEIGCTAELRHRLRYVVQLLQHHADA; encoded by the exons ATGGATACCGGTTGTTTCACCGCGGCGCAGCGTGTTTCGTGCCACGGCATGAATGCGGATTTATTTAAGCCTGCTCCGGAGCGTGGACCCCAACAATCCTCTGCCCCGGTGAAAACCAGCCGGAATAAACCCGAACAAACCAAACCCGAGCTGGCCCAGGTGGTGACAGACTCCAAAACGGGAAGATCCTACAGTAAAGGGAAGCTTTTGGGAAAG GGTGGCTTTGCTAGATGCTACGAGATGACAGACCTCTCCAGCAACAAAATGTATGCAGTGAAGGTGATTCCACAGAGCAGGGTGTCAAAACCACACCAAAGGGACAAG ATCACGAATGAGATCGAGCTCCACAAAACCCTGTCGCACAAGCATGTGGTGAAATTCTCTCATCATTTTGAAGACCAAGACAACATCTACATATTCCTTGAGCTCTGCAGTCGGAAG TCCCTGGCACACATTTGGAAGGCGAGACACACGCTCACAGAGCCAGAAGTGCGATATTACCTCAAACAGATTATATCTGGTCTAAAGTACCTCCACAGCAGAGGGATCCTGCACAGGGATCTCAAACTAG GCAACTTCTTTGTCAACGAGAACATGGAGCTGCGGCTGGGAGACTTCGGCCTCGCTGCCAAGCTGGAGACAGCCGAGCAGAGGAAAAA AACAATCTGTGGGACTCCCAACTACTTGGCACCTGAGGTGCTCAACAGACAGGGCCACGGCACAGAGTCGGACGTTTGGTCCCTCGGATGTGTCAT GTACACGCTGATGTGCGGCAACCCTCCTTTTGAGACTCTCGACCTGAAGGAGACCtacaaatgtataaaagaaGTTCGGTACAACTTGCCATCCTCGCTTTCCCCCGCTGCTCAGAAACTCATCTCAGGCATCCTGCAGAAAAACCCCAGCGACAGACTCGCACTGGATCAAATCCTCAGCCACGAGTTCTTCACCAAA GGTTTCACCCCTGATAAACTTCCCCCCAGCAGCTGTGTGATGGTGCCAGAGCTCCACCCCCCCAGCCCTGCCAAGAAATTCTTCACTAAAATGGCAAAGAGCTTCTTTGGCAAGAAGAAGGCGAAAG AGAAGGTTCCATGCGATGAGAAGGATGACAAAGACATTTCCAAGCTGGTGTCGGGCATCGTTAAATGTTCCATCAACAGGCAGATCAGCTACAAGACAGTGGGACCCAATGAG GTGCCCTGTCCCATCGGTCAGGTGGTCAGCCCTGCGCCTCAGGAACCGACTCCTGCTGAGGAGGAATCCAGGAAGTCAATCTCCCGCTCcttcaagggcaccacggccaGCAGCACTGAAC CATGCGAGGACGTCCTGACCCCAGCGTCTGTGACTGAGTCGGCCGTGAAAGTTCTCAACAATTGCCTGGCATCAATGCCTGCAG CCACTAGAAACCCACCCTGCTTGTCCAGGCCCCAGTCATTCCTGTGGGTGACTAAATGGGTCGACTACTCAAACAAATATGGTTTTGGCTACCAGCTCTCGAACCAAAGCATCGGAGTGCTCTTCAATGAGGGAACACGTCTCAGTCTTTGTGACCAACGCAA GACAGTCCACTACTGTTTgcccaacaacaaacacttcacTTTTCCTGCCAACTCTCTACCTGAGCAGCTTCGCAGCCAGAAACAAATTGTAGATCTCATGGCCAACTACATGGAGCAGAACCTTATGGAG GGTGGAGATCTGCATTGTGAGGAGCAAGTATCGGgttgtcctcctctcctgctccagtGGGTGAAGACTGACCATGCTCTTGTCATGCTCTTCAACAATGGCACTCTACAG GTCAACTTCTACGCAGACCACACCAAGATCATCCTGTGCAAGTCATCAGATGACTCCTACCTGCTTACCTACATCAGCCGGGAGCGCGTCTCATACACTTACCTCCTTAGCATGCTGAATGAGATTGGCTGCACCGCCGAACTGAGACACCGACTGCGATACGTGGTCCAGCTGCTCCAACACCATGCTGATGCCTGA
- the plk3 gene encoding serine/threonine-protein kinase PLK3 isoform X1: MDTGCFTAAQRVSCHGMNADLFKPAPERGPQQSSAPVKTSRNKPEQTKPELAQVVTDSKTGRSYSKGKLLGKGGFARCYEMTDLSSNKMYAVKVIPQSRVSKPHQRDKITNEIELHKTLSHKHVVKFSHHFEDQDNIYIFLELCSRKSLAHIWKARHTLTEPEVRYYLKQIISGLKYLHSRGILHRDLKLGNFFVNENMELRLGDFGLAAKLETAEQRKKTICGTPNYLAPEVLNRQGHGTESDVWSLGCVMYTLMCGNPPFETLDLKETYKCIKEVRYNLPSSLSPAAQKLISGILQKNPSDRLALDQILSHEFFTKGFTPDKLPPSSCVMVPELHPPSPAKKFFTKMAKSFFGKKKAKVEKVPCDEKDDKDISKLVSGIVKCSINRQISYKTVGPNEVPCPIGQVVSPAPQEPTPAEEESRKSISRSFKGTTASSTEPCEDVLTPASVTESAVKVLNNCLASMPAATRNPPCLSRPQSFLWVTKWVDYSNKYGFGYQLSNQSIGVLFNEGTRLSLCDQRKTVHYCLPNNKHFTFPANSLPEQLRSQKQIVDLMANYMEQNLMEGGDLHCEEQVSGCPPLLLQWVKTDHALVMLFNNGTLQVNFYADHTKIILCKSSDDSYLLTYISRERVSYTYLLSMLNEIGCTAELRHRLRYVVQLLQHHADA; this comes from the exons ATGGATACCGGTTGTTTCACCGCGGCGCAGCGTGTTTCGTGCCACGGCATGAATGCGGATTTATTTAAGCCTGCTCCGGAGCGTGGACCCCAACAATCCTCTGCCCCGGTGAAAACCAGCCGGAATAAACCCGAACAAACCAAACCCGAGCTGGCCCAGGTGGTGACAGACTCCAAAACGGGAAGATCCTACAGTAAAGGGAAGCTTTTGGGAAAG GGTGGCTTTGCTAGATGCTACGAGATGACAGACCTCTCCAGCAACAAAATGTATGCAGTGAAGGTGATTCCACAGAGCAGGGTGTCAAAACCACACCAAAGGGACAAG ATCACGAATGAGATCGAGCTCCACAAAACCCTGTCGCACAAGCATGTGGTGAAATTCTCTCATCATTTTGAAGACCAAGACAACATCTACATATTCCTTGAGCTCTGCAGTCGGAAG TCCCTGGCACACATTTGGAAGGCGAGACACACGCTCACAGAGCCAGAAGTGCGATATTACCTCAAACAGATTATATCTGGTCTAAAGTACCTCCACAGCAGAGGGATCCTGCACAGGGATCTCAAACTAG GCAACTTCTTTGTCAACGAGAACATGGAGCTGCGGCTGGGAGACTTCGGCCTCGCTGCCAAGCTGGAGACAGCCGAGCAGAGGAAAAA AACAATCTGTGGGACTCCCAACTACTTGGCACCTGAGGTGCTCAACAGACAGGGCCACGGCACAGAGTCGGACGTTTGGTCCCTCGGATGTGTCAT GTACACGCTGATGTGCGGCAACCCTCCTTTTGAGACTCTCGACCTGAAGGAGACCtacaaatgtataaaagaaGTTCGGTACAACTTGCCATCCTCGCTTTCCCCCGCTGCTCAGAAACTCATCTCAGGCATCCTGCAGAAAAACCCCAGCGACAGACTCGCACTGGATCAAATCCTCAGCCACGAGTTCTTCACCAAA GGTTTCACCCCTGATAAACTTCCCCCCAGCAGCTGTGTGATGGTGCCAGAGCTCCACCCCCCCAGCCCTGCCAAGAAATTCTTCACTAAAATGGCAAAGAGCTTCTTTGGCAAGAAGAAGGCGAAAG TAGAGAAGGTTCCATGCGATGAGAAGGATGACAAAGACATTTCCAAGCTGGTGTCGGGCATCGTTAAATGTTCCATCAACAGGCAGATCAGCTACAAGACAGTGGGACCCAATGAG GTGCCCTGTCCCATCGGTCAGGTGGTCAGCCCTGCGCCTCAGGAACCGACTCCTGCTGAGGAGGAATCCAGGAAGTCAATCTCCCGCTCcttcaagggcaccacggccaGCAGCACTGAAC CATGCGAGGACGTCCTGACCCCAGCGTCTGTGACTGAGTCGGCCGTGAAAGTTCTCAACAATTGCCTGGCATCAATGCCTGCAG CCACTAGAAACCCACCCTGCTTGTCCAGGCCCCAGTCATTCCTGTGGGTGACTAAATGGGTCGACTACTCAAACAAATATGGTTTTGGCTACCAGCTCTCGAACCAAAGCATCGGAGTGCTCTTCAATGAGGGAACACGTCTCAGTCTTTGTGACCAACGCAA GACAGTCCACTACTGTTTgcccaacaacaaacacttcacTTTTCCTGCCAACTCTCTACCTGAGCAGCTTCGCAGCCAGAAACAAATTGTAGATCTCATGGCCAACTACATGGAGCAGAACCTTATGGAG GGTGGAGATCTGCATTGTGAGGAGCAAGTATCGGgttgtcctcctctcctgctccagtGGGTGAAGACTGACCATGCTCTTGTCATGCTCTTCAACAATGGCACTCTACAG GTCAACTTCTACGCAGACCACACCAAGATCATCCTGTGCAAGTCATCAGATGACTCCTACCTGCTTACCTACATCAGCCGGGAGCGCGTCTCATACACTTACCTCCTTAGCATGCTGAATGAGATTGGCTGCACCGCCGAACTGAGACACCGACTGCGATACGTGGTCCAGCTGCTCCAACACCATGCTGATGCCTGA
- the cacybp gene encoding calcyclin-binding protein produces MDLTEQINQLEADLLELGSLLEKAKQKRVQELLKQEQKKVEKELAVKRQQKEKQAKREADPSAAAKAAYTVKINNYAWDQSEKFVKIYLTLKDVHNISPENVEVNFTERSFSVLVKDLNGKNHQMTILNLLCPIDLKDSYKKIKTDMVLVMCRKQTTKNWDCLTTVEKQAKEKDKPEVDANADPSDGLMTMLKKIYSDGDDEMKRTINKAWSESQEKKIRGGEGGGAGEDMMDF; encoded by the exons ATGGATCTAACCGAACAG ATCAACCAGTTGGAGGCAGATTTGCTGGAGCTGGGGTCACTCCTGGAGAAAGCAAAGCAGAAAAGAGTGCAGGAGCTGCTAAAGCAGGAGCAGAagaaggtggagaaggagctggCAGTCAAACGACAACAGAAGGAGAAACAAGCCAAGAGAGAGGCCGACCCATCTGCTGCCGCCAAAGCAGCGTACACAGTCAAGATCAACAACTATG CATGGGACCAGTCAGAGAAATTTGTCAAAATTTACCTTACATTGAAGGATGTGCACAACATATCACCTGAGAATGTGGAGGTCAACTTTACAGAAAG GTCATTTTCTGTGTTAGTGAAGGATCTCAATGGAAAAAACCATCAGATGACAATTCTCAACTTGTTATGTCCAATTGATCTAAAGGACAGCTataaaaag ATAAAAACAGATATGGTCCTGGTCATGTGCAGGAAGCAGACTACAAAGAATTGGGATTGTCTAACAACGGTGGAAAAGCAGGCTAAAGAGAAAGA TAAACCCGAAGTTGATGCGAATGCAGACCCCAGCGATGGCCTGATGACTATGCTGAAGAAGATCTACTCAGATGGAGATGACGAGATGAAGAGAACCATCAACAAAGCCTGGTCAGAGTCCCAAGAGAAGAAAATtcgaggaggagaaggaggaggagcaggagaagacATGATGGACTTCTGA
- the mrps14 gene encoding small ribosomal subunit protein uS14m codes for MAAHRVACLGLNALYSSVCAPKQALRSCWGAVEQVRGYYVDWRMLRDVKRRQMAFDYADERLRINALRKNTILPKELQELADKEIAALPRDSCPVRIRNRCVMTSRPRGLKRRWRLSRIVFRHLADNNQMSGILRARW; via the exons ATGGCAGCCCACAGGGTAGCATGTTTAGGGTTAAATGCCCTTTACTCCTCTGTCTGCGCCCCAAAGCAG GCCCTGAGGAGCTGCTGGGGGGCGGTGGAGCAGGTGAGGGGATACTATGTCGACTGGAGGATGCTGAGGGACGTCAAGAGAAGACAGATGGCTTTTGACTATGCTGATGAGAGGCTGCGCATCAATGCACTGAGGAAGAACACCATCCTTCCCAAAGAGCTTCAG GAGTTGGCAGATAAAGAAATTGCAGCTTTACCAAGGGACAGCTGCCCTGTGAGAATACGCAACAGGTGTGTGATGACTTCCAGACCTCGTGGATTGAAGCGGAGGTGGCGACTAAGCAGAATTGTCTTCCGTCACCTAGCTGACAACAACCAGATGTCCGGGATTCTGAGGGCAAGGTGGTGA